A genomic window from bacterium includes:
- a CDS encoding alginate export family protein, with product MRPRQISIVLVLFALLASSLVAETVVDISGQVRVRNASIKSGYEPESGFWFENLLRVRVNLETKVNANVTAFLQFQDSRHFMRDSLLQDGSGTLSNGRNTDLHQGYIVLSRFPLKGAELKIGRFEFSHGNERLFGPDDWDNVGRAFNGASVTYGDARNFASAFGLTGPSHREDDYNFLQSIIWGVSGNVDGVGLEPIFYYENIDEVRYPVKITTDRFTVGMFGEQRFRSFELQWNLAGQTGTWEYLPSGVGITGLTRNIEAWMITASTRWSNPWFSRISIGVGLDFSSGDANMNDGTDAIFQAPYQSLHSFHGGQLFLGNKGHFYEPYMIRGGMREVFASIHYRADSLFSLSLAGHVFKTADISTREVGTWASQVIGARKRSAHRLTQ from the coding sequence ATGCGCCCGCGACAGATTTCAATAGTACTCGTTCTATTCGCACTTCTCGCATCATCATTGGTAGCCGAGACGGTGGTTGATATTTCGGGGCAGGTGCGGGTGAGGAATGCCTCGATAAAATCAGGCTACGAGCCGGAATCAGGATTCTGGTTCGAGAATCTATTGCGAGTACGAGTAAATTTGGAGACCAAGGTAAACGCGAATGTCACAGCGTTCCTGCAATTTCAGGACAGCCGGCATTTTATGAGAGACTCCTTATTGCAGGATGGATCTGGTACATTGTCTAACGGTCGAAATACTGATCTCCACCAAGGATACATTGTGCTTAGCCGATTTCCTCTTAAAGGCGCTGAACTGAAAATTGGAAGATTTGAATTCTCTCACGGCAATGAACGATTATTCGGACCTGACGATTGGGATAATGTTGGGAGAGCATTTAATGGCGCTTCGGTAACTTATGGCGATGCACGCAACTTTGCCAGCGCTTTCGGGTTGACCGGCCCCAGTCACAGAGAGGATGACTATAATTTCCTGCAGTCCATCATCTGGGGTGTATCCGGCAACGTTGATGGGGTTGGGTTGGAGCCGATCTTCTACTACGAGAATATTGATGAGGTGCGATACCCGGTCAAAATAACAACCGATCGATTCACAGTCGGGATGTTTGGTGAGCAGAGATTTAGGAGTTTTGAGCTTCAGTGGAATCTGGCTGGACAAACGGGTACATGGGAGTACCTTCCCAGTGGGGTTGGAATCACGGGTCTTACTCGTAACATTGAGGCATGGATGATAACAGCATCTACGAGATGGAGCAATCCCTGGTTCTCGAGAATCTCCATTGGTGTCGGGCTAGATTTTTCAAGCGGAGACGCTAACATGAATGATGGTACGGATGCTATTTTCCAGGCTCCATATCAAAGTCTGCATAGTTTTCATGGCGGACAATTGTTCTTGGGCAACAAAGGACACTTCTATGAGCCGTACATGATTCGTGGCGGAATGCGCGAGGTCTTTGCAAGCATTCACTATCGCGCCGACTCATTATTCTCTCTATCGCTTGCAGGCCACGTTTTCAAGACAGCTGATATTTCAACCAGGGAAGTTGGCACTTGGGCCAGCCAAGTTATCGGCGCTCGCAAGAGATCGGCACACAGATTAACGCAATGA
- a CDS encoding cell wall-active antibiotics response protein has protein sequence MDKKTSIFGIILVVIGALLLLSRFQIHLFQFILPAALIILGIWFIRKKQRSENSIPPPPGPIPNGPMGHPMPPPPPPPPPQPGFGGGWPSSGDSTASGTFTGTTQTGGSTAHGQSTGHAHTGGHAHTAGHQASTAYPQYEAGKVKYSKFLGDMFIDCQNINMQNIEISMFAGDLQINLNGGKLTPGLNRMIISGFLGDIMVFVPKGLPVFIHCSGFVGDLDLLGRRSDGFGNTLDAQTAEYDSAEAKLYVAVNNFVGDVRVYYV, from the coding sequence ATGGACAAGAAAACCAGCATATTCGGGATAATTCTGGTGGTCATCGGGGCGCTGTTGCTCCTGAGTCGTTTCCAGATCCATCTCTTTCAGTTCATCCTTCCGGCTGCTCTGATCATTCTGGGCATCTGGTTTATTCGCAAAAAGCAGCGGTCCGAGAACTCCATTCCTCCCCCGCCTGGTCCGATCCCGAATGGGCCGATGGGGCATCCGATGCCGCCTCCCCCACCTCCCCCTCCGCCGCAGCCTGGGTTCGGCGGAGGGTGGCCGTCCTCCGGCGACAGCACAGCTTCGGGTACATTCACCGGGACCACGCAGACGGGCGGTTCAACCGCGCACGGACAATCCACCGGACATGCCCATACCGGCGGACATGCCCATACCGCGGGACATCAGGCCTCGACCGCCTATCCTCAGTATGAGGCCGGCAAAGTGAAGTACAGCAAATTCCTCGGTGATATGTTCATCGATTGCCAGAATATCAATATGCAGAATATCGAGATCTCGATGTTTGCCGGGGATCTGCAGATCAATCTCAATGGCGGCAAGCTCACGCCCGGTCTCAATCGGATGATCATCTCCGGATTTTTAGGAGATATCATGGTCTTTGTGCCGAAAGGTCTCCCCGTTTTCATTCACTGTTCCGGTTTTGTCGGCGATCTCGATCTGCTGGGACGTCGGTCGGACGGATTTGGCAACACGCTCGATGCACAGACGGCGGAGTATGATTCGGCCGAGGCGAAGCTGTATGTGGCGGTGAATAATTTTGTCGGGGATGTGCGGGTATATTACGTGTAG